One window of the Chlorogloeopsis sp. ULAP01 genome contains the following:
- a CDS encoding four helix bundle protein, which translates to MVKELVRKHQDLEIYKMAFDTAMQIFELSKKFPVEERYSLTDQIRRSSRSVCANLAEAWRKRRYEAAFVAKLNDCEAEAAETQTWIEFSVKCGYLDVEIGRELYGTYNQILSGLVNMINHSESWLMKH; encoded by the coding sequence ATGGTTAAAGAACTGGTTAGAAAGCATCAAGATTTAGAAATTTACAAGATGGCATTTGACACAGCGATGCAAATTTTTGAATTATCGAAAAAGTTTCCTGTGGAGGAAAGGTATTCGCTTACCGATCAAATTCGTCGCTCATCCCGTTCTGTGTGTGCGAATTTAGCTGAGGCGTGGAGGAAGCGTCGATATGAGGCAGCATTCGTCGCTAAATTGAATGACTGTGAAGCAGAAGCAGCCGAAACTCAAACCTGGATAGAGTTTAGTGTTAAATGTGGTTATTTGGATGTTGAGATTGGTCGAGAACTCTACGGAACCTATAACCAGATTTTGAGTGGATTAGTCAATATGATTAATCATTCTGAATCTTGGTTAATGAAACACTAA
- a CDS encoding SAVED domain-containing protein has protein sequence MTESEHLTPSLLEPQSRGGDIAEGGFSFQEQVMLARIPAWLAQDGFTAMIREGIGDVEAKFFVPGRGFAIEFLEVKDHTLQPSKFLNEIQRFREVDVGSPNTYQQFILVAAGVSRDLEPLVNGLRRVRNPQDFYEENSTVKENSFKEYTRLVKKIGGTEQDAFFIFEKVIVEADWNTAKPHGEALFKQSLADNLSEYEDLSFRTFDNIYNHLGTFIRQRKNQNITRKDLETKLREKIPPSQLPALRPILIYTAIASENNPEHHGLYFDWASFSGGETRAIAPSQQWNHLLIELQDTRSWIEKYRNTKRIRLAGNRRLAACLAIGSVFSAVRGYAIEMEYRGEVWATDAHPTQETPVYPLAHQIIGKTGTRLVVSIGIIRDIIPEVEVNLEKYGLTGEPLLHIRGEQPISSPQHANNAVGSIKKLIVNTLVSLGGKEIHLFFAGPAHLALFLGHRLDATAPITCYAWVSNGQYSKTFQLFSAISS, from the coding sequence ATGACAGAAAGCGAACATTTGACTCCCTCACTTCTAGAACCACAGTCTCGTGGTGGTGATATTGCTGAAGGTGGCTTTTCCTTTCAGGAGCAAGTCATGCTTGCTCGCATCCCTGCTTGGCTAGCACAAGATGGCTTCACAGCTATGATTCGAGAAGGGATTGGAGATGTAGAGGCAAAGTTTTTTGTACCCGGTCGTGGGTTTGCGATAGAGTTTCTTGAAGTTAAAGACCATACACTCCAACCATCTAAGTTTTTAAATGAAATTCAACGGTTCCGAGAAGTAGATGTTGGTAGTCCAAACACTTATCAGCAGTTTATACTTGTAGCAGCAGGAGTTTCCAGAGACTTAGAGCCTTTGGTAAATGGATTGCGCCGCGTTCGTAATCCTCAAGATTTTTACGAAGAAAACTCTACAGTCAAAGAAAATTCTTTCAAAGAGTACACCCGCCTAGTCAAAAAAATTGGTGGTACAGAACAAGATGCCTTTTTCATTTTTGAAAAGGTGATAGTAGAGGCAGATTGGAACACTGCAAAACCTCATGGCGAAGCTCTTTTTAAGCAGTCTTTGGCTGACAATCTGAGTGAATATGAAGATTTATCTTTTAGAACTTTTGATAATATTTATAATCACTTAGGTACATTTATACGACAGCGCAAGAACCAAAATATTACCCGCAAAGACTTAGAGACAAAACTACGGGAAAAAATTCCTCCCAGTCAACTTCCTGCCCTTCGTCCCATCTTGATTTACACAGCCATTGCCTCTGAAAATAACCCAGAGCATCATGGATTGTATTTCGATTGGGCATCTTTTTCTGGTGGTGAAACTCGTGCAATTGCCCCATCCCAACAGTGGAATCACTTACTGATTGAACTACAGGATACTCGAAGCTGGATTGAAAAGTATAGAAATACTAAGCGAATCAGGCTTGCTGGCAATCGTCGTCTGGCAGCATGTCTTGCAATAGGATCTGTCTTCTCAGCTGTTAGGGGCTACGCCATCGAAATGGAATACCGTGGAGAGGTATGGGCAACAGATGCTCATCCCACTCAAGAAACCCCCGTTTATCCTTTAGCTCATCAGATTATAGGTAAAACAGGAACCCGCTTAGTTGTTAGCATAGGCATTATTCGAGATATTATTCCTGAAGTCGAAGTCAATCTGGAGAAGTATGGACTCACAGGTGAGCCACTGCTTCACATTAGAGGAGAGCAGCCTATTAGTTCCCCACAACATGCCAATAATGCCGTTGGAAGCATTAAAAAATTAATTGTCAATACATTAGTATCTCTAGGTGGTAAAGAAATTCATTTATTTTTTGCTGGACCTGCTCATCTTGCTCTGTTTCTGGGACATCGCTTGGATGCTACAGCACCAATTACTTGCTACGCATGGGTATCTAATGGTCAATACTCTAAAACATTCCAACTCTTCTCAGCAATTTCCAGCTAA